The genomic interval GGACCGCGTGGTCCAGGTTCAGGTGCAAGCGCCGGTCCGCGACCAGCTCGTGGCGGTGCGTGGTCTCCGTGACGTGGTCGGCGTCGTAGCGCTGCAGGCTGAAGGAGAAGTCCGGCGCGTGCTCCGGCGCGTCCACGCCGAGCCCGCCCGCACCGCCCAGCCGCAGCCACCGCAGGCCCCCGCGGTTGCCCGCGTCCTGCGGGAACAGGTACGGCGTGTCCATCTCCTCGGCGGTGGCCGCGTGGGTGCCCAGCCAGGCCGCGGCGCGGGAGTCGGGGTAGTTCTCCAGCGGGCCCAGTCCGAACCAGCGCGCCCCGGAGAGAGACAGGGGCACCGTGCAGCGCAGCCCCAGCCGCGGCGGCGTGATCCCCTCGGGCCAGTCCCCCACCGGCTCGCCGCTCACGTCCAGGCGCAGCCGCCCGCCGGCCTGCGGCACGAAGCGTTGGACGAAGGAGAACCCGTACGCGTAGCTCGCCGCCCGCGTGCTGCCGGAGAGCTCCACCGCCGCGCCACCCTCGAGCACCCGCGGCGGATCGATGGTCGTCCGCATGCGCCGCGTGTTCGCCGTCTCCCACCGCTCCCGCAGCCGCCCGCCGCCGCCGCCGTTCCAGTTGTTGTCGATCGGGGCGCGCCAGAGGTTCAGCCCCGGGCTCACCGCGAGCCGGTCGCCGCCGAGCGTCAACCCGCCGCGGAGCGTGTCCAGCCGCCACGGACCCGCCACCAGCCCGCTGCCCTCGGCGGCGAAGCGGGCGGCCGGCGCGCCGGCCGGGGGATCTCGGCGATCCGCGGCCGGCCAGGTCGCCGCGGCGCCGACGCTCTGGCCGAAGCCCACCCAGCACCCCGCCTCCGAAGCGGCCGTCGCCTCGCGTCGGGCCGCCCGCAGCGTCACCACGCCGCCCGCCTCGGCGTCCACCGCCACCTCCGCCCGCTCGCCGGGCAGAAGCGGCGGCACCGCCGCCGCACCCGCGGTGCGCTCGCCGGCGGCATCCTCCCGCTCCCACTCGAAGCGGAAGGCCGAAAGATCCGCGTGGTCCTGACGGTTGACCACCGCGAAGCGGTGTGCCCCGTCGCGTTCGCCGCCGTCGATGCCGACCGGAGCGACCACCGCCGCGTGCTCCACGAGGCCCGGCGAGGGCGTGCGGTCGCTGAAGACCAGCCCGTCCGCGACGAAGTTGCCGTCGTGCACCGGCTCCCCGAAGTCGCCGCCGTAGGCGTAGCCGACCGTCCGCTGCCCGGTCGGGTCGACCCCGCCCCGCGCATCGATCGCGATCCCGTGGTCGCGCCACTCCCAGACGAAGCCGCCGTGCAGGTTCTCGTGGGCGCGGAACAGCGCCCAGGCGTCGGCCAGCCCGCCGGGCCCGTTGCCCATCGCGTGCGCGTACTCGCAGAGGTAGAAGGGAACGCCACGCGTCCGCTCGGCGTCGAGGACGACGCCGCCGGTGTACGCGCTCCAGCGGTAGCCCTCGCCCCGGGCGAAGCGCTCGATCTCCTCGGTCTCCGCGTACATCGGCGCCATCACGTCCGCCGCCTCCAGGTCGCGGTCCGGCTCGGCTTGCACCGGCCGCGTCGGGTCCAGCTGGCGGGCCCGCTGCGCCATCGCCACGCTGTGCCGCCCGAAGCCGAACTCGTTCCCGATCGACCAGATCACCACCGAGGGGTGGTTGCGGTCCCGCTTGACCATCCGCTCCACGCGGTCGAGGTGCGCCGCCGCCCACTCGGGCTTCTCCGCCAGCGCCGACCACCCCCCCGCCGCGGGCATCATCCCGTGCGTCTCGTGGTCCGCCTCGTCGATCGCGTACAGCCCGTGAGCGTCGCAGAGGTCGAAGAACCGCGGGTGCGGCGGGTAGTGCGACGCCCGCACCGCGTTGATGCCCGTCGCCTTCATCAGCAGCACGTCCGCCACCATGTCGCTCCAGGTGACGGCGCGCCCGCGGTGCGGGTTCCACTCGTGCCGGTTGACGCCCCGGAACATGATCTTCCGCCCGTTGATCGTGAGGCGTCCCGCCGGCTTCTCGATGAGGATCGATCGGACGCCGAAGCGGATCGCCACCGCCTCGACCTCCTCTCCGTCGGCGATCGCCGAGACCACCAACCGCAGCAGCCGCGGCGTCTCCGCCGTCCAGTAGGCCGCGTCGTCGAGCGCGAAGGCGTGCTCGAACGCCCCGCCGGCGGGCGTCGCCTCGGCGGTGGCCAGGGCGGTCCCGTCGGGGCCCTCGATCGACAGCCGCACGGCGTGAGCCGCCGTCACGCCGCGGACCATCACCGCGGCGGGGCCGCGGGACCGGCCGTCCGCGGGGCCCGCGGGCTCCGCCGCCACCGTCACGTCCGCCAGCCCCGCCGCGGGCCGCCGCAGCAAGGAGACCCCGCGGAAGATGCCCGACAGCCACCACTGGTCCTGGTCCTCCAGGTACGTCCCGTCGCACCACTGCACCACGCGGACGGCCAGCAGGTTCTCGCGGCCCGCGTGCAACGCCGCCGTCACGTCGAACTCCGCCGCGTTGCGGCTGCCCTGGCTGTAGCCGACCTCGCGGCCGTTGACCCACACGTGGTACGCCGCGTCCACCCCGTCGAAACGCAGCACCACGCGCTCGCCCGCCCACCCCGGGGGCAGGGCGAAGCGTCGCCGGTAGCACCCGGTCGGGTTGTCGACGGGCACCCGCGGCGGGATCACCGGGAAGGGGAAGTTCACGTTCGTGTAGGCCGGCTCGCCGTGCCCGTGCATCTGCCACATCGACGGCACCGGCAGCGTGCCCCACCCCGCGCCGCCGTCGTCGAAGCCCTCGGCCTCGAAGCCCGCCGGCGCCTCCGACGGCGACGGCGCGAGCAGGAACGCCCAGTCGCCGTCGAGCGAGACGACGCGCGAGCTCGCCGCCTCGGGCGATTCGACCAGGGGGTCCACCGCCCGGGCCTCCGCCGCCGTCGCGCACGGCACGAAGTGGGCACGGGACGGCAGACGCCCGTGCTCGAAACGCTCGGGATTCTCGATCCAGGCGGGGAGGTCGTCGAAGGGGGGCGTGGTCATGGGGGTCGCCATCATGGCGAATCTGCCGCGCGAGGTGGAGGATCTCCCGCCCGCGGGCCGGGCCGTCCGCGGCCGCCCGGCCCGCGCACGCACCGCCCGCTGCGTCCGTCCCCGGCCTGCCTCGGGCTCTTGCTCGGGCTCCTGGTCTTCGTCGGACGCCCGCGACGGGATCCGTTTACCGACTCCGCGTCCCCGCCGCGGACCGCGCAGCAGAAAGCCCCGGGACCCAAACGGTCCGCGGGGCCGCAGCCCGGGCAACGGCTTGTGTCCGCCTGCGCTTCGCGGCTCGCCCGGCCGAGCCGCGCCGGCGTCAGACCGCCGCCAGCGCCTGCTCCAGGTCGGCGATGACGTCGTCGGCGTCCTCGAGGCCGACGCTCACGCGGATGTACTCCGGCGAGACGCCGGTCCGCTTCTGCTCGTCCTCGGAGAGCTGGCTGTGCGTGGTGCTCGCGGGGTGGATCACCAGCGTCTTCGCGTCGCCGATGTTCGCGAGGTGGCTGCACAGCTTGCAGGACTCGATGAGCTTCTTGCCGGCTTCCATCCCGCCCTTGATGCCGAAGCCCAGCAGCGCCCCCTGGCCATCGGGCAGGTACTTCTTCGCGTTGGCGTGGTCGCGGTGCGAGGCGAGGCCCGGGTAGTTGACCCACTCGACCTTGTCGTGCTTCTCCAGCCACTCGGCCAGCTTGAGCGCGTTCTCGGAGTGCCGCGGCATCCGCAGGTGCAGCGTCTCGAGGCCCTGCAGGAACAGGAACGCCGCGAAGGGCGACATCGCCGCCCCGGTGTCGCGCAGCTGGTGCGTGCGGACGTGCACGTTGAAGGCGATGTTGCCCATCGCCTCGAGGTGGTCCGCAAAGATCGCCCCGTGGTAGCTGGGCGCGGGGTGGCAGAACTCGGGCCACTTGTCGCGGTCGTCGGTCCACTTGAAGTTGCCCGAGTCCACGATGCAGCCGCCGACGTGCGTGCCGTGGCCGCCGATGAACTTGGTCGTCGAGTACAGGACGATGTCGATGCCGTGCTCGATGGGCCGCAGCAGGAGCGGCGTCATCGAGGTGTTGTCGCAGAGCACCGGGATCGCCCCGTGCGGAGCGGAGTGCGCGGCGTCGGCGATGGCTCTGAAGTCCGGCACGCCCAGCGCCGGGTTGCCGATCGACTCCATGTAGACGAAGCGGGTGTTCTCGTCGACGAGGCCGTGGATGTCCTCGGGCTTGTCGGAGTCGAAGAACCGAACCTCGATGCCCAGCTGCTTGAAGGTCTGCGTGAACAGCGTCCAGGTGCCGCCGTAGAGGCTGGTGGCCGAGACGATGTTCTGGCCGCTGTGGGCGAGCGTGAGGCAGGCCGCGGTGATGGCGGCCTGGCCCGAGGCGAAGGCCAGCCCGGTCACGCCGCCGTCGAGAGCGGCGATCCGCTTCTCCATCACGTCGTTGGTCGGGTTCATCAGCCGCGTGTAGATGTTCCCGAACTCGCTCAACCCGAACAGGTTGGCGGCGTGCTCGGTGTCCTTGAACACGTAGCTGGTGGTGGCGTAGATCGGCACCGCCCGGCTGCCGGTGGTGGGGTCGGCCTCCTGACCGGCGTGCAGGGCCAGCGTGCCCAGCCCGTGGGGCTTGGGCACGGGCGGCCCGCCGGGGGTGCCCTCCGCGGAAGAGGTGTCGGTGGAGGACGGGGAAGGGGCGGTCGTGGTGTCAGACATCTGAACTCCGTGTCTTCTCGGCGGTCCGCGGCCGGGGGTGGGCCTGTGCCCCTGCCGCCCAGAGGGGCAGGCCGGAGCCGCGGATCGCTTCGAATGGTGGTGCCGGAGAGGGCAGCCGGGGGCTTGGAATGGGCGGCGGCGGCGGGGCCCACAAGGCCCCGGCGCGGGTGAATCGAAGAGCGTAGCGGGGCGCGGGCGGTACGCTGGAGGCATGGCCGAGCCGCAGAACGAGCCGGACCGGGTGATCGGGGTCGTGCCGGCCTGGATGCAGCGCTGGGGCGTCGCGGAGGCTTGGAGCTTTGACGCCGTGGGTGTGGGTGGCGACCGGGACGAGCACGGGGTGGTGGTCCGCTTTGCCGATGGTCAGCCACGCGGCTACTACGCCCTCTGCGAAGCGGAAGCCGACCTCGCCGATCGGCTCGGGATCCGGGTCATGATGCTGACGCGGGGCGCCGTCGACGACTTGGTAGACCGCTAGCGCCGCGACGCCATCGAGGGCAGCATGCGGCCCCTGACCCCCACCCACGGCCGGGCTGCGCATGCAGCCTGAAGACGCCCGCAGGCTGCGAGAGATCGTCGATGCCGGGCGTCGCGTTCAGGCATACGTGGGCGAGGAGGGCGCCGCCGTTGCGCTGAAGAGCAATCAATGCCGCTCGCCCATCCTCTACCAGCTGGTTGTCCATGGCGAAGCCGCGGCTCACGTCAGCGAGGACACGCGTGCAGCATTGGCGGCGGTGCCCTGGCGTGCCATGAAAGACTTTCAAAACCTGTTGGTCCACCGGTATTGGTCGATTCACGATCCGACGCTCACCCACATCGTGGAGGTGGAGATGCCGCCGGTGCTGCGGGCGATCGAGGATCACTTGACGACGCTCGGCGACGAGTCGACGTCGGGATGAAGGACAGCGCCGGCTGCGGAGTCAATGAAGAAGCAGGCCGCGCACCCTCTCCAACGCCAGCCGCGGCCCGTCGCCCGCCCCCAACAGCACCGGCCCCTGCTCCCCGGCCACCGCCCGGCCGTGGCAGCCTTTCACGAGCGTGGCGTCGAGCGGGATGACGTCCAGCGGCTGGGCGAAGCCCAGCTTCCTCTTGAGGATCTTCCACGCGAGCGTGGGCTTGCTCAGGCCGAGGAACAGCTCGCGCGGGTCGTAGCCGGGCTTGGCGTGGATGGCGACGGTGCGGGCGTAGTCAGGGGCGAGGTCGTCGCGTCCTTCCGGCCAGAAGTCGTAGCTGAACCAGCAGCCTTCGTCGGCCTCGAGCACGGTGTCGCCGGCGTGCTCGGCGTCGATCGGGTGCGGGCTCGTCCGGGGGAACGCGGGCAGCTCCAAGCCCGGCTGGTGATAGACGTGGGCGACCTGATGGTCACAAACCGCGAAGGCCCGGCTGTTGTGCAGGTCGATCACCTCGCGGCCGCCCTCCTCGCGGACCGCGAGCAGGCCCGCGTCGCGGAGGATCCGGTTGGGGTAAAGCGGGGTGTCGACGGCCCGCACGCCGTAGCCGCTGACGACGAGGACACGGCGTCCACGTTCTTCGAGGTGGTCGAGCAGATCGCCGGCCACCGCGTCGACGGCCGCGACCTCGGCGGGCACCGACGTCCCGCCCGGCCCCTCCCGCTGCAGCACGTAGTCCAGGTGCGGCAGGTACGCCAGCGTGAGCGTCGGGTCGTGCCGGTCGACCACCCGCTTCGTCGCCTCGGCGATCCACCGCGTCGAGGTGATGTCCGAGCCGGGACCCCAGAAGCGGAACAGCGGGAAGCGGCCGAGCTCCCGCTGCAGCTCGTCCCGCAGGCCCGGCGGCTTCGTCCACACGTCGGGCACCTTGCGCCCGTCGGCCCGGTACTGCGGCCGCGGCGTCACCGCCACGCCCGCCGTCGTCGCCATGTTGAACCACCAGAAGAGGTTCGCGCACGACACCGCGCCCCGCGGACCGTGCCCGGTTTTTTCCTCCCAGGCCGACGGTCCGCGGACCAGCCGGTTGCTCTGCTTCCAGAAGTGGATCTCGGCGAGCCGGCGGTCGAACCAGCCGTTGCCGACGACGCCGTGGCCCTCCGGCCCGCCCACCGGCCGGCCGGTGAGCATCGTCGACTGCACGCTGCAGGTGACGGCCGGGAACACCGGCTGCAGCTCGCGCTGCCCGGCCCGCTCGGCGAACGCCCGCAGCCGCGGCGCGTGCCGCAGGAGCGAGCCCGAGAGGCCGACCACCTCCAGCAGCGCGACGGGTTGCGGCGGGTCCGGCACGGCGGAGGTGTAGCAGGGGCGGCGCCGCGTCGTTTACGCTGCACCCGCCCATGGCCGCCGCCCCCCGCTCCATCACCGACGCCCCCGAGCCCCCGGCCGCTCGGGTCGACGCCGCGCCGCAGGCCGACATCGACCTCGACCGCGCCGACGCGCACCTGCGGAAGGTCTCGGCGCACGACATCGTCGCCTGGGCCGCCGACGCCTTCCCCGCCGGCTCGCTCGCCCTGACCACGAGCTTCGGCGTCCAGGCGGCGGTGATGCTGCACCTGGTCAACGATGTGATCCCCGGCATCCCGGTCGTCTTCATCGACACCGGGTTCCACTTCAACGAGACCTACCGCTTCGCCGACGAGCTCACGACGCGGCTCAAGCTGGATCTTCGCGTCTACCAGCCCGCCCTCTCGCCGGCGTGGTTCCACGCCCGACACCCCGGGCTGCACGAGCGCGACCCCGACGCCTACGACCGCGCCCGCAAGGTCGAGCCGATGGACCGGGCGCTCGCCGAAATCGACCCCGCCGCCACCTTCGCCGGCCTGCGTCGGGACCAGACGCAGAACCGGCAGGCCATGCAGCACGTGATCTTCCAGAACGGCCGCCACAAGGTGCTGCCGATCCTGCGGTGGAGCACCAAGGACGTCTTCCAGTACTTGAAGGCGCACGACCTGCCCTTCCACCCGCTGCACGACGAGGGCTACGCCAGCGTGGGCGACTGGCACTCCACCCGACCGATCGGCGACGGCGAGGACGAGCGGGCCGGGAGGTTCCACGGGCTCAAGCAGGAGTGCGGGCTGCACCTGCCGTCCTCGGAGGGGGAGGCGGCGTCGCGGGCGAGTTCGTCGCTGTAGAAGGGGACGCAGCGGCTGCGCCGCTCAAGCGGGGAAGCGAAGAAGCGGGGAAGCGAAGAAGTCAGGCACGCGTGCCATCGCTCCGCTCGGCGACTCCCGCTCCCGGTCGGCGCAGCCGACGCGTTGCCTGACTTCCCCGCTTCTTCGCTCACCCAGAGAAGCCCACCCCGCGACACCGAACTCCGCGGACCATGCAGCCCCGAGGCACAACCCCGCCCCGCCGCGTTTCTTCTCCGCTCCCGGTCGGCGCAGCCGACGTGTTGCCTGACTTCTTCGCTTCTTCGCTTCTTCGCTCCGGTCGGCGCAGCCGACGCCTCCCATGCCCCTGCTCTCCATCCTCATCCCGGTCTTCAACGAAGCCGCCACGGTGAAGGAGCTGCTCGCCCGGCTCCGCGCGGTGGAGCTGGCGGTGCCGAGGGAGGTCCTGCTGATCGACGACGGCTCCACCGACGGCACCGCGGCGATCCTCGCGGAGGCGGCGGCGGCGGATCCGGAGCTGCGTGTGATCACCCAGCCCGCCAACCGCGGCAAGGGCGCTGCCGTGGCCGCCGGCATCGCGGCGTCCCGCGGCGACTGGCTGCTGATCCAGGACGCCGACCTGGAGTACGCGCCCTCGGACATCCCGCGCCTGCTCGAGCCCGTGCTCGCGGGCGACGCCGACGCGGTGTACGGCTCCCGCTTCGTCGGCGGGCAGCGGCGCCGCGTGAACCGCTTCTGGCACACCCAGGCCAACCGCTGCCTGACCACGCTGTGCAACGCCGTCACCGACCTCGCCCTCACCGACATGGAGTGCTGCTACAAGCTGCTCCCCGGCGAGCTCGCCCGCTCGTGGACGCTGCAGGAAGCCGGCTTCGGCATCGAGCCGGAGATCACCTGCCGCCTCGCCCGCGAACCCCGCCTGGCGATCTTCGAGGTCGGCATCCGCTACCTCGGCCGCGGCCGCGAGGAGGGCAAGAAGATCGGCTGGAGGGATGGGGTGCGGGCGGTGTGGTGTGTGGCGAAGTACGGGATCCTTCGGCGGTGAAGACGCAGCGGTTGCGTCGGTCGAGCGAGGAAGCGAAGAAGCGAGGAAGTCAGGCAGGCGCGCCATCGCTTCGCTCGGCGACTCCCGCTCCCGGTCGGCGCAGCCGACGCGTTGTCTGACTTCCTCGCTTCTTCGCTTCTCCGCTTCTTCGCTTGCACCCCACCCTGCTCC from Phycisphaera mikurensis NBRC 102666 carries:
- a CDS encoding alkaline phosphatase family protein; amino-acid sequence: MPDPPQPVALLEVVGLSGSLLRHAPRLRAFAERAGQRELQPVFPAVTCSVQSTMLTGRPVGGPEGHGVVGNGWFDRRLAEIHFWKQSNRLVRGPSAWEEKTGHGPRGAVSCANLFWWFNMATTAGVAVTPRPQYRADGRKVPDVWTKPPGLRDELQRELGRFPLFRFWGPGSDITSTRWIAEATKRVVDRHDPTLTLAYLPHLDYVLQREGPGGTSVPAEVAAVDAVAGDLLDHLEERGRRVLVVSGYGVRAVDTPLYPNRILRDAGLLAVREEGGREVIDLHNSRAFAVCDHQVAHVYHQPGLELPAFPRTSPHPIDAEHAGDTVLEADEGCWFSYDFWPEGRDDLAPDYARTVAIHAKPGYDPRELFLGLSKPTLAWKILKRKLGFAQPLDVIPLDATLVKGCHGRAVAGEQGPVLLGAGDGPRLALERVRGLLLH
- a CDS encoding HepT-like ribonuclease domain-containing protein; translated protein: MQPEDARRLREIVDAGRRVQAYVGEEGAAVALKSNQCRSPILYQLVVHGEAAAHVSEDTRAALAAVPWRAMKDFQNLLVHRYWSIHDPTLTHIVEVEMPPVLRAIEDHLTTLGDESTSG
- a CDS encoding glycoside hydrolase family 2 TIM barrel-domain containing protein, yielding MTTPPFDDLPAWIENPERFEHGRLPSRAHFVPCATAAEARAVDPLVESPEAASSRVVSLDGDWAFLLAPSPSEAPAGFEAEGFDDGGAGWGTLPVPSMWQMHGHGEPAYTNVNFPFPVIPPRVPVDNPTGCYRRRFALPPGWAGERVVLRFDGVDAAYHVWVNGREVGYSQGSRNAAEFDVTAALHAGRENLLAVRVVQWCDGTYLEDQDQWWLSGIFRGVSLLRRPAAGLADVTVAAEPAGPADGRSRGPAAVMVRGVTAAHAVRLSIEGPDGTALATAEATPAGGAFEHAFALDDAAYWTAETPRLLRLVVSAIADGEEVEAVAIRFGVRSILIEKPAGRLTINGRKIMFRGVNRHEWNPHRGRAVTWSDMVADVLLMKATGINAVRASHYPPHPRFFDLCDAHGLYAIDEADHETHGMMPAAGGWSALAEKPEWAAAHLDRVERMVKRDRNHPSVVIWSIGNEFGFGRHSVAMAQRARQLDPTRPVQAEPDRDLEAADVMAPMYAETEEIERFARGEGYRWSAYTGGVVLDAERTRGVPFYLCEYAHAMGNGPGGLADAWALFRAHENLHGGFVWEWRDHGIAIDARGGVDPTGQRTVGYAYGGDFGEPVHDGNFVADGLVFSDRTPSPGLVEHAAVVAPVGIDGGERDGAHRFAVVNRQDHADLSAFRFEWEREDAAGERTAGAAAVPPLLPGERAEVAVDAEAGGVVTLRAARREATAASEAGCWVGFGQSVGAAATWPAADRRDPPAGAPAARFAAEGSGLVAGPWRLDTLRGGLTLGGDRLAVSPGLNLWRAPIDNNWNGGGGGRLRERWETANTRRMRTTIDPPRVLEGGAAVELSGSTRAASYAYGFSFVQRFVPQAGGRLRLDVSGEPVGDWPEGITPPRLGLRCTVPLSLSGARWFGLGPLENYPDSRAAAWLGTHAATAEEMDTPYLFPQDAGNRGGLRWLRLGGAGGLGVDAPEHAPDFSFSLQRYDADHVTETTHRHELVADRRLHLNLDHAVRGLGSASCGPAMPEAYEVALEPFSFSLILG
- a CDS encoding phosphoadenylyl-sulfate reductase; translated protein: MAAAPRSITDAPEPPAARVDAAPQADIDLDRADAHLRKVSAHDIVAWAADAFPAGSLALTTSFGVQAAVMLHLVNDVIPGIPVVFIDTGFHFNETYRFADELTTRLKLDLRVYQPALSPAWFHARHPGLHERDPDAYDRARKVEPMDRALAEIDPAATFAGLRRDQTQNRQAMQHVIFQNGRHKVLPILRWSTKDVFQYLKAHDLPFHPLHDEGYASVGDWHSTRPIGDGEDERAGRFHGLKQECGLHLPSSEGEAASRASSSL
- a CDS encoding O-acetylhomoserine aminocarboxypropyltransferase/cysteine synthase family protein, giving the protein MPKPHGLGTLALHAGQEADPTTGSRAVPIYATTSYVFKDTEHAANLFGLSEFGNIYTRLMNPTNDVMEKRIAALDGGVTGLAFASGQAAITAACLTLAHSGQNIVSATSLYGGTWTLFTQTFKQLGIEVRFFDSDKPEDIHGLVDENTRFVYMESIGNPALGVPDFRAIADAAHSAPHGAIPVLCDNTSMTPLLLRPIEHGIDIVLYSTTKFIGGHGTHVGGCIVDSGNFKWTDDRDKWPEFCHPAPSYHGAIFADHLEAMGNIAFNVHVRTHQLRDTGAAMSPFAAFLFLQGLETLHLRMPRHSENALKLAEWLEKHDKVEWVNYPGLASHRDHANAKKYLPDGQGALLGFGIKGGMEAGKKLIESCKLCSHLANIGDAKTLVIHPASTTHSQLSEDEQKRTGVSPEYIRVSVGLEDADDVIADLEQALAAV
- a CDS encoding glycosyltransferase family 2 protein gives rise to the protein MPLLSILIPVFNEAATVKELLARLRAVELAVPREVLLIDDGSTDGTAAILAEAAAADPELRVITQPANRGKGAAVAAGIAASRGDWLLIQDADLEYAPSDIPRLLEPVLAGDADAVYGSRFVGGQRRRVNRFWHTQANRCLTTLCNAVTDLALTDMECCYKLLPGELARSWTLQEAGFGIEPEITCRLAREPRLAIFEVGIRYLGRGREEGKKIGWRDGVRAVWCVAKYGILRR